From a region of the Pectobacterium aquaticum genome:
- a CDS encoding alternative ribosome-rescue factor A — MTTYRHKRGKIQDNAIEALLHDPLFRQRIEVNEKGKGSYRRKDKHIKKGSWEASGKQSNDYLPLAFLLFA, encoded by the coding sequence ATGACCACATACCGTCATAAACGCGGGAAAATACAGGATAACGCCATTGAGGCATTGCTACATGACCCGCTGTTTCGCCAACGAATTGAAGTGAATGAAAAAGGGAAAGGAAGTTATCGTAGAAAAGACAAGCATATTAAGAAAGGTAGTTGGGAGGCCAGTGGTAAGCAATCAAATGATTATTTACCTCTGGCCTTTCTACTTTTTGCGTAA
- the mscL gene encoding large-conductance mechanosensitive channel protein MscL, whose product MGIIKEFREFAMRGNVVDLAVGVIIGAAFGKIVSSLVSDIIMPPLGLLIGGVDFKQFSLILRDAQGEIPAVVMNYGAFIQNIFDFIIVAFAIFIAIKLMNKMRRKQEDIPAAPPKPSTEEKLLAEIRDLLKEQQPKQ is encoded by the coding sequence ATGGGCATCATCAAAGAATTCAGAGAGTTTGCCATGCGTGGCAACGTTGTTGATTTGGCAGTGGGTGTCATTATTGGTGCAGCTTTCGGCAAGATCGTTTCTTCTCTGGTATCAGATATTATTATGCCACCGCTTGGGCTTTTGATTGGTGGTGTGGATTTTAAACAATTCAGCCTTATTCTTCGTGACGCCCAAGGCGAAATTCCCGCTGTTGTCATGAACTATGGCGCTTTCATCCAGAATATTTTCGACTTTATCATCGTCGCTTTCGCAATTTTTATAGCTATCAAGCTTATGAATAAAATGCGACGTAAACAGGAAGATATACCAGCCGCACCGCCAAAGCCTAGCACAGAAGAGAAACTATTAGCTGAAATTCGCGATTTACTTAAAGAACAACAGCCCAAACAGTAA
- the rplQ gene encoding 50S ribosomal protein L17, with the protein MRHRKSGRQLNRNSSHRQAMFRNMASSLVRHEIIKTTLPKAKELRRVVEPLITLAKTDSVANRRLAFARTRDNEIVAKLFNELGPRFASRAGGYTRILKCGFRAGDNAPMAYIELVDRSVSQTEEVATAE; encoded by the coding sequence ATGCGCCATCGTAAGAGTGGTCGTCAACTGAACCGTAACAGCAGCCATCGCCAGGCTATGTTCCGTAACATGGCTAGTTCTTTGGTTCGTCATGAAATCATCAAGACGACCCTGCCGAAAGCGAAAGAGCTGCGTCGCGTTGTTGAACCGCTGATTACTCTTGCCAAGACCGACAGCGTTGCTAATCGTCGTCTGGCATTCGCCCGTACTCGTGATAATGAGATCGTGGCAAAACTGTTTAATGAACTGGGCCCGCGTTTCGCGAGCCGTGCCGGTGGTTACACTCGTATTCTGAAGTGTGGTTTCCGTGCTGGTGACAATGCGCCGATGGCATACATCGAGCTCGTTGATCGTTCAGTTTCGCAGACAGAAGAAGTGGCTACTGCAGAGTAA
- a CDS encoding DUF494 family protein, giving the protein MFDVLMYLFESYIHNETEMGVDQDTLTDDLTRAGFHRNDIYSALSWLEKLADIQEGQTAPLYLANDPLAMRIYTQDEALRLDAECRGFLLFLEQIQVLNLETREMIIERIMALETQEFDLEDLKWVILMVLFNVPGCENAYQQMEELLFEVNDGYVQ; this is encoded by the coding sequence ATGTTCGACGTACTCATGTACTTGTTTGAGAGCTACATCCACAATGAAACTGAAATGGGTGTCGATCAGGATACGTTAACTGATGACCTCACTCGCGCTGGATTCCATCGTAACGATATCTATAGCGCGTTGAGTTGGCTGGAAAAACTGGCCGATATTCAGGAAGGGCAGACCGCGCCGCTTTATTTAGCGAACGATCCTCTGGCTATGCGGATCTATACGCAGGATGAGGCGCTGCGTCTTGATGCAGAATGTCGTGGCTTTTTATTGTTCCTTGAGCAAATTCAGGTTCTGAACCTTGAAACGCGGGAAATGATTATTGAACGCATCATGGCGTTGGAAACGCAGGAATTTGATCTGGAAGATCTGAAGTGGGTCATTCTCATGGTGCTTTTCAATGTACCTGGTTGTGAGAATGCTTATCAGCAAATGGAAGAATTACTCTTTGAGGTCAATGACGGTTATGTGCAATAG
- the rpmJ gene encoding 50S ribosomal protein L36: protein MKVRASVKKLCRNCKIVKRNGVVRVICSAEPKHKQRQG, encoded by the coding sequence ATGAAAGTTCGTGCTTCCGTCAAGAAATTATGTCGTAACTGTAAGATTGTTAAGCGTAACGGTGTCGTTCGTGTGATCTGCAGTGCCGAGCCGAAGCATAAACAGCGTCAAGGCTGA
- a CDS encoding type I DNA topoisomerase: protein MAKPALFAEKKQEMCPDCGSVLVIRSGRHGPFLGCSAYPECEFIRPLKAQADGHIVKVLDGQQCPLCQSILVLRQGRYGMFIGCGNYPECHHTETIDRPDDTAIRCPQCNEGTLLQRKSRYGKVFHSCDRYPDCHFTLNHKPIAGECPYCHYALFFEKKTAQGIKLFCASKLCGKPIAVEVDKNE, encoded by the coding sequence ATGGCTAAGCCTGCACTGTTTGCTGAAAAAAAACAGGAAATGTGTCCAGACTGTGGGTCAGTGCTGGTTATCCGTTCGGGTCGGCACGGCCCATTTCTTGGCTGTTCTGCGTATCCAGAATGTGAGTTCATTCGCCCGCTGAAAGCACAGGCTGATGGACATATCGTCAAAGTGTTAGATGGGCAGCAATGTCCGCTTTGTCAGTCGATCTTGGTCTTACGGCAAGGTCGTTATGGGATGTTTATCGGCTGTGGCAATTACCCTGAATGCCATCATACCGAGACTATCGATCGCCCTGATGATACGGCGATTCGATGTCCACAGTGTAATGAAGGCACGCTGTTACAGCGTAAATCTCGCTACGGCAAGGTGTTTCATTCTTGCGATCGCTATCCCGATTGCCACTTTACGTTAAACCATAAGCCGATAGCGGGTGAATGCCCTTATTGCCATTACGCTTTATTTTTTGAGAAAAAAACGGCACAAGGTATCAAGCTATTTTGTGCCAGTAAATTATGTGGAAAACCGATAGCGGTAGAAGTTGATAAGAATGAGTGA
- the rpsK gene encoding 30S ribosomal protein S11, which translates to MAKAPIRARKRVRKQVSDGVAHIHASFNNTIVTITDRQGNALGWATAGGSGFRGSRKSTPFAAQVAAERCAEAVKEYGIKNLEVMVKGPGPGRESTIRALNAAGFRITNITDVTPIPHNGCRPPKKRRV; encoded by the coding sequence ATGGCAAAGGCACCTATTCGTGCACGTAAGCGTGTCAGAAAGCAAGTCTCTGACGGTGTGGCTCATATCCATGCTTCTTTCAACAACACCATCGTAACCATTACTGATCGTCAGGGTAATGCGCTGGGTTGGGCAACTGCCGGTGGTTCCGGCTTCCGTGGTTCTCGTAAATCTACGCCGTTCGCTGCTCAGGTAGCTGCAGAACGTTGCGCAGAGGCCGTGAAAGAGTACGGTATTAAGAACCTGGAAGTTATGGTTAAAGGACCTGGTCCGGGCCGTGAGTCTACTATCCGCGCGTTGAACGCGGCTGGTTTCCGCATCACTAATATTACTGATGTGACTCCGATCCCTCATAACGGTTGTCGTCCGCCGAAAAAGCGCCGCGTATAA
- the rpsM gene encoding 30S ribosomal protein S13, translating into MARIAGINIPDHKHTVIALTSIFGIGKTRSQAICAATGIAEDVKISELSEEQIDKLRDEVAKFVVEGDLRREVTLSIKRLMDLGTYRGLRHRRGLPVRGQRTKTNARTRKGPRKPIKK; encoded by the coding sequence GTGGCCCGTATAGCAGGCATTAACATTCCTGATCATAAACATACCGTTATTGCGTTAACGTCGATTTTCGGTATCGGTAAGACTCGGTCGCAGGCTATTTGTGCTGCAACAGGGATTGCCGAAGATGTTAAGATCAGTGAGCTGTCTGAAGAGCAAATCGATAAGCTGCGTGACGAAGTTGCCAAGTTTGTTGTAGAAGGTGATCTGCGTCGTGAAGTTACCCTGAGCATCAAGCGTCTTATGGACCTTGGTACTTATCGTGGTTTGCGTCATCGTCGTGGTCTGCCGGTTCGCGGTCAGCGTACCAAGACTAACGCCCGTACCCGTAAGGGTCCGCGCAAACCGATCAAGAAATAA
- the def gene encoding peptide deformylase, with the protein MSVLQVLHFPDDRLRITAQPVKEVNADIQRIVDDMFDTMYEEEGIGLAATQVNIHQRIIVIDVSEERDQRLVLINPELIEKSGDTGIEEGCLSIPETRALVPRAEHVKVRALDREGKAFELEASELLAICIQHEMDHLVGKLFIDYLSPLKRQRIRQKLEKLAKQNSRAR; encoded by the coding sequence ATGTCAGTTTTGCAGGTATTACATTTTCCAGACGATCGGCTCCGCATCACTGCGCAGCCCGTAAAAGAAGTCAATGCAGATATTCAACGTATCGTGGATGATATGTTCGATACCATGTACGAAGAAGAAGGTATTGGCCTGGCAGCGACACAAGTCAATATTCATCAACGTATTATTGTTATTGACGTCTCTGAAGAACGAGACCAACGACTGGTGCTGATCAATCCCGAGTTGATTGAAAAGAGCGGCGATACTGGCATCGAAGAGGGTTGTCTGTCGATCCCTGAAACGCGTGCGCTGGTTCCTCGTGCAGAGCATGTGAAAGTGCGCGCATTGGATCGTGAAGGTAAGGCGTTCGAACTTGAAGCAAGCGAGTTACTCGCCATTTGTATTCAGCACGAAATGGACCATCTGGTTGGGAAACTGTTTATCGATTACCTTTCCCCGCTTAAACGCCAGCGCATTCGTCAAAAACTGGAAAAACTGGCTAAGCAGAATAGTCGAGCCCGATAA
- the fmt gene encoding methionyl-tRNA formyltransferase encodes MSDSLRIIFAGTPDFAARHLDALLSSGHEVVGVFTQPDRPAGRGNKLTPSPVKVLAEQYSLPVFQPKSLRPEENQAMVQALNADVMVVVAYGLILPQPVLSMPRLGCINVHGSLLPLWRGAAPIQRALWAGDSETGVTIMQMDVGLDTGAMLHKISCPILQQDTSATLYDKLAELGPRGLLETLEQLADGSAVAEVQNDALATYAEKLSKEEARLNWQLSAEQLERCIRAFNPWPVGYFIVDEQPVKVWKAEVIAKAHGSQPGTIIQADKQGIQVATADGILNIQELQPAGKKVMGTQDLLNSRREWFVPGNTLD; translated from the coding sequence GTGTCTGATTCTTTACGCATAATCTTTGCCGGAACCCCTGACTTTGCCGCGCGTCACCTCGACGCGCTTTTATCATCGGGCCATGAAGTCGTTGGCGTTTTCACCCAGCCCGATCGTCCAGCAGGCAGGGGCAACAAGCTCACTCCCAGTCCAGTAAAAGTACTGGCAGAGCAGTATAGCCTCCCCGTTTTCCAGCCTAAATCTCTGCGGCCGGAAGAAAATCAAGCGATGGTTCAGGCGTTAAATGCCGATGTTATGGTCGTTGTCGCCTACGGCTTAATTCTGCCGCAGCCCGTATTATCCATGCCTCGTCTTGGCTGCATTAATGTCCACGGATCTCTGTTGCCTCTCTGGCGTGGTGCAGCACCCATTCAGCGCGCATTGTGGGCTGGAGATAGTGAAACCGGTGTGACGATCATGCAAATGGATGTTGGGCTCGATACTGGCGCAATGCTGCACAAAATTTCGTGCCCTATTCTGCAGCAAGATACCAGCGCAACGTTGTACGATAAACTTGCTGAGCTGGGCCCACGTGGCTTATTGGAAACGCTGGAACAGCTTGCTGATGGCAGCGCTGTCGCTGAAGTACAAAATGACGCCCTTGCCACCTATGCAGAAAAGCTCAGCAAAGAAGAAGCACGCCTAAACTGGCAGTTATCTGCTGAGCAGCTTGAGCGCTGTATTCGTGCTTTTAATCCTTGGCCAGTCGGCTATTTCATCGTCGATGAACAGCCAGTGAAAGTCTGGAAAGCTGAGGTCATCGCCAAAGCACATGGCTCACAGCCTGGTACAATCATACAGGCAGACAAGCAGGGCATTCAGGTAGCAACAGCCGATGGCATCTTGAATATTCAGGAATTGCAGCCCGCAGGCAAAAAAGTCATGGGCACGCAGGATCTGCTTAACTCACGTCGTGAGTGGTTCGTTCCCGGTAATACACTGGACTAA
- a CDS encoding DNA-directed RNA polymerase subunit alpha — protein MQGSVTEFLKPRLVDIEQVSSTHAKVTLEPLERGFGHTLGNALRRILLSSMPGCAVTEVEIDGVLHEYSTKEGVQEDILEILLNLKGLAVRVQGKDEVILTLNKSGIGPVTAADIIHDGDVEIVKPQHLICNLTDENASISMRIKVQRGRGYVPASARIHTEEDERPIGRLLVDACYSPVERIAYNVEAARVEQRTDLDKLVIEMETNGTIDPEEAIRRAATILAEQLEAFVDLRDVRQPEVKEEKPEFDPILLRPVDDLELTVRSANCLKAEAIHYIGDLVQRTEVELLKTPNLGKKSLTEIKDVLASRGLSLGMRLENWPPASIADE, from the coding sequence ATGCAGGGTTCTGTGACAGAGTTTCTAAAACCGCGCCTGGTTGATATCGAGCAAGTGAGTTCGACGCACGCCAAGGTGACCCTTGAGCCATTAGAGCGGGGCTTCGGCCATACTCTTGGCAACGCACTGCGCCGTATTCTGCTTTCATCCATGCCAGGTTGCGCGGTGACCGAGGTTGAGATTGATGGTGTACTGCATGAGTACAGCACCAAAGAAGGCGTACAGGAAGATATCCTGGAAATCCTGCTCAACCTGAAAGGGCTGGCGGTGAGAGTTCAAGGCAAAGATGAAGTTATTCTTACCCTGAATAAATCTGGCATTGGCCCTGTGACTGCAGCCGACATTATCCATGATGGTGATGTCGAAATCGTCAAGCCGCAGCACTTAATTTGCAACCTGACTGATGAAAACGCATCTATTAGCATGCGTATCAAAGTTCAACGTGGTCGTGGTTATGTGCCGGCATCTGCCCGTATTCATACGGAAGAAGATGAGCGCCCGATCGGTCGTCTGTTAGTTGATGCTTGCTACAGCCCTGTAGAACGTATTGCCTACAATGTTGAAGCAGCTCGTGTTGAACAGCGTACTGATCTGGACAAGCTAGTCATCGAAATGGAAACCAATGGCACGATCGATCCTGAAGAGGCGATCCGCCGTGCGGCTACCATTCTGGCTGAACAACTTGAAGCTTTTGTTGACTTACGTGATGTTCGTCAGCCAGAAGTGAAAGAAGAGAAACCAGAATTCGATCCGATTTTGCTGCGCCCTGTTGACGATCTGGAATTGACTGTCCGCTCTGCTAACTGCCTTAAGGCAGAAGCTATCCACTACATCGGTGATCTGGTACAGCGTACCGAGGTTGAGCTGCTTAAAACGCCGAACCTGGGTAAAAAATCTCTTACTGAGATTAAAGATGTACTGGCTTCCCGTGGTTTGTCTCTGGGCATGCGCTTGGAAAACTGGCCACCGGCAAGCATTGCTGATGAGTAA
- the trkA gene encoding Trk system potassium transporter TrkA yields the protein MKIIILGAGQVGGTLAENLAGENNDITVVDTDANRLRQLQDKFDLRVVTGYASHPRVLREAGAEDADMLVAVTNSDETNMVACQIAYSLFKTPNRIARIRAAEYIRESEQLFLPEAVPIDHLISPEQLVIDNIYKLIEYPGALQVVNFAEGKVSLAAVNAYYGGPLVGNALTSLREHIPHVDTRVAAIFRHDRPIRPQGSTIIEAGDEVFFVAASQHIRAVMSELQRLEKPYKRIMIVGGGNVGAGLAQRLEKDYSIKLIERNADRAVELAELLQNTVVFHGDASDQELLAEEHIEQIDVFIAITNDDEANIMSAMLAKRMGAKKVMVLIQRRAYVDLVQGSVIDVAISPQQATISALLSHVRKADIVSVSSLRRGVAEAIEAIAHGDEGTSKVVGRMIEDIKLPPGTTIGAIVRGDDVIIANTNSKIEQGDHVIMFLADKKFVPDVERLFQPSPFFL from the coding sequence ATGAAAATTATCATTCTTGGCGCAGGTCAGGTCGGCGGAACACTGGCAGAAAACCTTGCTGGCGAAAACAATGACATCACTGTCGTTGATACTGATGCAAATCGGTTACGCCAGCTTCAAGATAAATTTGATCTACGTGTCGTTACGGGCTATGCCTCTCACCCACGAGTGCTGCGTGAGGCGGGAGCGGAAGATGCCGATATGCTGGTTGCTGTTACCAATTCAGATGAAACGAATATGGTAGCCTGCCAGATCGCGTACTCGCTTTTCAAAACACCAAACCGGATTGCGCGCATTCGTGCAGCTGAATACATACGTGAATCAGAACAGCTGTTTTTACCAGAAGCGGTTCCCATCGATCACCTGATCTCCCCGGAACAGTTGGTAATCGATAACATTTACAAACTGATCGAATATCCTGGAGCACTTCAGGTCGTCAACTTTGCTGAAGGCAAAGTGAGTCTTGCTGCAGTTAACGCTTACTATGGTGGCCCACTGGTTGGTAATGCCCTCACCTCTCTGCGTGAACACATTCCTCACGTAGATACCCGCGTTGCGGCTATTTTTCGTCACGATCGCCCAATTCGCCCACAGGGTTCCACCATCATCGAAGCTGGAGATGAGGTGTTTTTTGTCGCCGCTTCACAGCATATTCGTGCGGTAATGAGCGAGCTGCAGCGCCTTGAAAAGCCGTATAAAAGGATCATGATCGTTGGTGGTGGGAACGTCGGTGCAGGATTAGCGCAGCGGTTAGAAAAGGACTACAGCATCAAGTTGATAGAAAGAAATGCAGACAGAGCTGTGGAACTGGCTGAGCTTCTGCAAAATACGGTCGTATTCCATGGCGATGCTTCAGATCAAGAACTCCTTGCCGAAGAGCATATTGAGCAGATCGATGTATTCATCGCTATTACCAACGATGACGAAGCGAATATTATGTCAGCTATGCTGGCTAAACGCATGGGCGCGAAAAAAGTCATGGTACTGATCCAACGTCGGGCTTATGTCGATCTGGTTCAGGGTAGCGTCATCGATGTCGCAATATCCCCACAACAGGCAACAATTTCTGCGCTGCTCAGCCACGTCCGCAAGGCGGATATCGTCAGCGTATCTTCTTTACGTCGTGGCGTAGCCGAAGCAATCGAGGCAATCGCCCACGGAGATGAGGGCACATCGAAAGTTGTCGGCAGAATGATCGAAGATATTAAACTTCCACCCGGTACCACTATAGGCGCAATTGTGCGCGGTGACGACGTCATCATTGCCAATACAAATAGCAAAATTGAACAAGGTGATCATGTCATCATGTTCTTGGCTGACAAGAAATTTGTGCCTGATGTTGAACGTCTATTTCAACCAAGTCCCTTCTTTTTGTAA
- the dprA gene encoding DNA-protecting protein DprA, with protein sequence MLSTEIWLRMTGVRHLGARRAQAIVRKLIDLNTFDNETLGALGLSDAQIAQFCSYDRKIIEETLNWLSHPNNHIVTCEDALYPFLLSNIRDFPLLLFVSGSPQLLASPQISIIGSRGSSAYGERWGCFFAQELAANELTVTSGLAIGIDGIAHRAALDAGGRTIAVLGSGLENIYPKRHAKLAERICGGGGALVSEFPLAMPPFPTNFPRRNRIISGLGLGVLVIEASIRSGSLVTARYALEQGREVFALPGPLGNPMTEGTHWLIQQGASLVTHPKDILEQLVSELQWLPMQSGQTISNEEEDGELPFADVLANVGDEVTPVDVVAERAGQPVPEIVTKLLELELAGWIAAVPGGYVRLRRAGHVRRTHVLV encoded by the coding sequence ATGCTATCAACGGAAATATGGCTACGTATGACGGGCGTACGGCACCTAGGGGCCAGGCGTGCTCAGGCGATTGTCAGAAAGCTTATTGATTTAAATACGTTCGATAATGAGACTTTGGGGGCGTTAGGTCTGTCTGATGCTCAAATTGCCCAATTCTGTTCCTATGATCGTAAGATCATAGAAGAAACTCTCAACTGGTTGTCTCATCCCAATAATCATATCGTGACGTGCGAAGATGCCCTGTATCCCTTTCTGTTGAGCAATATTCGTGATTTTCCGTTGTTGCTTTTTGTCTCTGGTTCTCCTCAGTTGCTGGCATCACCACAAATATCAATTATTGGTAGCCGAGGGAGCAGTGCTTACGGTGAGCGTTGGGGATGCTTTTTCGCCCAGGAGCTTGCTGCGAATGAACTCACAGTGACAAGTGGGCTAGCGATTGGCATTGATGGTATTGCCCATCGGGCCGCTTTGGATGCCGGAGGCAGAACCATTGCCGTGCTGGGAAGCGGACTGGAGAATATTTATCCCAAGCGGCACGCTAAGCTTGCCGAACGTATTTGTGGCGGTGGTGGCGCGCTGGTTTCCGAATTTCCTCTCGCGATGCCGCCTTTCCCAACCAACTTTCCCAGAAGAAACCGTATTATCAGTGGGCTAGGGCTGGGGGTTCTGGTCATTGAAGCGTCTATCCGCAGTGGGTCGTTGGTCACCGCACGTTATGCTTTGGAGCAAGGGCGGGAGGTTTTTGCTTTGCCGGGGCCGCTTGGTAACCCGATGACTGAGGGGACACACTGGTTAATCCAGCAAGGGGCAAGCCTAGTTACACATCCGAAAGATATTCTTGAACAGTTGGTGAGTGAATTGCAGTGGTTGCCGATGCAAAGCGGGCAAACTATTTCTAACGAAGAAGAGGATGGCGAATTGCCATTTGCCGACGTGTTGGCTAACGTAGGAGATGAGGTTACACCTGTTGACGTTGTCGCTGAACGTGCCGGCCAACCTGTGCCAGAGATAGTCACTAAGCTATTGGAGCTGGAGTTAGCAGGATGGATCGCAGCAGTACCCGGCGGCTATGTCCGATTAAGGAGGGCAGGCCATGTTCGACGTACTCATGTACTTGTTTGA
- the rsmB gene encoding 16S rRNA (cytosine(967)-C(5))-methyltransferase RsmB, with protein sequence MKSSYNLRSIAAKVVGQVLDQGQSLSALLPVHQREVSDKDRALLQELCFGVLRVLPQLEWCIQQLMAKPLTGKQRTLHYLIMVGIYQLQYTRIPPHAALAETVEGAVALKKPQLKGLINGVLRQFQRQQEELIQREATHSSHYLHPSWLLARIERAYPNHWQNIVEANNQRPPMWLRVNRLHHTREAYLNLLVQEGIEAFPHAEYSDAIRLASPCAVDQLPGFSQGWATVQDASAQGCVYWLDPQDGEQILDLCAAPGGKTTHILEAAPKSHVLAVDVDETRLGRVKENLLRLQMHAEVKQGDGRYPDSWCEGRIFDRILLDAPCSATGVIRRHPDIKWLRRDRDIEELVALQKEILDAIWPHLKTGGTMVYATCSILPQENTLQLIDFLSRHADAMLVGTGTSEMPGMQMLPHADGGDGFFYAKLVKN encoded by the coding sequence ATGAAAAGCTCATACAATCTACGCAGTATTGCCGCAAAAGTGGTGGGACAGGTTCTGGATCAGGGGCAATCACTCAGTGCCTTATTACCTGTTCATCAGCGTGAAGTCTCCGATAAAGATCGCGCACTTTTGCAAGAGCTTTGCTTCGGCGTATTACGCGTTTTACCGCAGTTGGAATGGTGTATCCAACAACTGATGGCTAAACCTCTGACAGGTAAACAACGCACGCTGCACTACCTCATCATGGTCGGCATCTATCAACTGCAATATACGCGGATCCCGCCACATGCAGCGCTGGCTGAAACAGTAGAAGGTGCTGTGGCGTTAAAAAAACCGCAACTCAAGGGGCTGATTAATGGCGTATTACGCCAATTCCAGCGTCAGCAGGAAGAACTGATCCAACGTGAGGCAACTCACTCATCTCACTACCTGCACCCGAGCTGGCTGCTGGCGCGCATTGAGCGAGCCTATCCAAATCATTGGCAAAACATCGTTGAGGCGAATAATCAACGCCCTCCGATGTGGCTACGAGTGAATCGGTTACACCATACACGTGAAGCATATTTAAACTTGTTAGTACAAGAGGGAATCGAGGCATTTCCTCATGCTGAATACAGCGATGCAATACGACTTGCCTCTCCCTGTGCAGTCGATCAATTGCCAGGATTTTCGCAAGGGTGGGCTACGGTACAAGATGCATCGGCTCAAGGCTGCGTCTATTGGCTCGATCCACAAGATGGTGAACAGATCCTCGATCTCTGCGCTGCACCCGGTGGAAAAACAACACACATTTTAGAAGCTGCACCAAAGTCTCATGTACTCGCTGTCGATGTAGATGAAACACGTTTAGGTCGGGTAAAAGAAAATTTACTACGGCTACAAATGCATGCCGAAGTAAAACAAGGCGATGGACGTTACCCCGACTCATGGTGCGAAGGGCGTATATTTGATCGCATTCTGCTGGATGCCCCTTGCTCAGCCACAGGCGTGATTCGCCGCCATCCTGATATTAAGTGGTTGCGCCGAGACAGAGACATCGAAGAATTAGTCGCATTGCAAAAAGAAATTCTTGATGCCATCTGGCCACATCTCAAAACTGGCGGCACAATGGTTTATGCAACCTGTTCTATCCTTCCACAAGAAAATACCCTACAACTCATTGATTTCCTTTCTCGTCATGCTGATGCAATGCTTGTCGGTACAGGAACAAGTGAGATGCCAGGTATGCAGATGCTTCCCCATGCCGATGGTGGTGATGGTTTCTTTTATGCGAAGCTGGTAAAAAATTAA
- the rpsD gene encoding 30S ribosomal protein S4 has product MARYLGPKLKLSRREGTDLFLKSGVRAIDSKCKIEQAPGQHGARKPRLSDYGVQLREKQKVRRIYGVLERQFRNYYKEAARLKGNTGANLLQLLEGRLDNVVYRMGFGATRAEARQMVSHKAIMVNGRVVSIASYQVSPNDVVSIREKAKKQSRVKAALELAEQREKPTWLEVDAAKMEGVFKRIPERTDLSADINEHLIVELYSK; this is encoded by the coding sequence ATGGCAAGATATTTGGGTCCTAAGCTCAAGCTGAGCCGTCGTGAAGGCACCGACCTGTTTCTGAAGTCTGGTGTTCGTGCGATCGATTCCAAGTGTAAAATTGAACAAGCTCCTGGCCAGCACGGTGCGCGTAAACCGCGTCTGTCTGACTATGGTGTACAGTTGCGTGAAAAGCAAAAAGTTCGCCGTATCTACGGTGTTCTGGAGCGTCAGTTCCGTAACTATTATAAAGAAGCTGCACGTCTTAAAGGCAACACAGGTGCAAACCTGCTGCAACTGCTGGAAGGTCGTCTGGATAACGTTGTTTATCGTATGGGTTTTGGTGCCACTCGTGCTGAAGCACGTCAGATGGTAAGCCACAAAGCTATCATGGTAAACGGTCGCGTTGTTAGCATCGCTTCTTATCAGGTATCCCCGAATGACGTAGTCAGCATCCGTGAGAAAGCGAAAAAGCAATCTCGCGTGAAAGCCGCTCTGGAGCTGGCTGAACAGCGTGAAAAGCCAACTTGGCTGGAAGTTGATGCTGCCAAGATGGAAGGTGTGTTCAAACGTATTCCTGAACGTACCGATCTGTCTGCGGACATTAATGAACACCTGATCGTCGAGCTTTACTCCAAGTAA